The following proteins are co-located in the Massilia litorea genome:
- a CDS encoding ABC transporter permease, producing the protein MKTWNLRELGIGMVVPLLAIALWQWVAWAGLVNPQVLPAPLDVGRKWVEYLLPLAPAADEGGWLKWALSGELVVDTIASLYRVVVGFAIGAGLALPLGLAMGASPAVYAWFNPLVQILRPIPPIAYIPLAILWFGLGNPPAVFLIALGAFFPVLMNTIAGVRQVDGIYLRAARSLGAGRTTMFVRVILPAAVPYILSGVRIGIGTAFIVVIVSEMIAVNNGLGYRILEAREYFWSDKIIAGMISIGLLGLAIDIGVNRLNNYLLRWHRGLEH; encoded by the coding sequence ATGAAAACATGGAACCTGCGTGAACTGGGCATCGGCATGGTGGTGCCGCTGCTGGCCATCGCGCTCTGGCAATGGGTGGCCTGGGCGGGTCTGGTCAATCCCCAGGTGCTGCCGGCGCCGCTCGACGTCGGGCGCAAATGGGTCGAATACCTGCTGCCGCTGGCGCCCGCGGCGGACGAGGGCGGCTGGTTGAAATGGGCGCTGTCGGGCGAACTGGTGGTCGATACGATCGCCAGCCTGTACCGGGTGGTGGTGGGTTTCGCCATCGGCGCGGGTCTCGCGCTGCCGCTCGGACTGGCGATGGGCGCCAGTCCCGCCGTGTATGCCTGGTTCAATCCGCTGGTGCAGATCCTGCGCCCGATCCCGCCGATCGCCTACATCCCGCTGGCGATCCTGTGGTTCGGCCTGGGCAATCCGCCGGCCGTGTTCCTGATCGCGCTGGGCGCCTTCTTCCCGGTCCTGATGAACACGATCGCCGGCGTGCGCCAGGTCGACGGCATTTATCTGCGCGCCGCGCGCAGCCTGGGCGCCGGCCGCACCACGATGTTCGTGCGCGTGATCCTGCCGGCCGCCGTGCCCTACATCCTGTCGGGCGTAAGGATCGGCATCGGCACCGCCTTCATCGTCGTCATCGTCTCCGAGATGATCGCGGTGAACAACGGGCTCGGCTACCGCATCCTGGAAGCGCGCGAATATTTTTGGTCCGACAAGATCATCGCCGGCATGATCAGCATCGGCTTGCTGGGCCTGGCGATCGACATCGGCGTGAATCGGCTCAACAACTATCTGCTGCGCTGGCACCGCGGCCTGGAGCACTGA